A window of the Streptomyces finlayi genome harbors these coding sequences:
- a CDS encoding Mrp/NBP35 family ATP-binding protein has translation MATEDAVREALATVNDPEIHRPITELGMVKSIEIDADGVVAVTVYLTVSGCPMRETITNNVTEAVARVEGVSRVDVTLDVMSDEQRKELASSLRGGTAEREVPFAQPGSLTRVYAVASGKGGVGKSSVTVNLAAAMAADGLKVGVVDADIYGHSVPRMLGVDGKPTQVENMIMPPSAHGVKVISIGMFTPGNAPVVWRGPMLHRALQQFLADVYWGDLDVLLLDLPPGTGDIAISVAQLVPNAEILVVTTPQQAAAEVAERAGSIAVQTHQKIVGVVENMSGMPCPHCDEIVDVFGSGGGQRVAEGLTKTVGATVPVLGTIPIDVRLREGGDEGKPVVLSDPDSAAGAALRSIAEKLGGRQRGLSGMSLGITPRNKF, from the coding sequence ATGGCTACGGAAGACGCGGTGCGTGAAGCACTGGCGACAGTGAACGACCCGGAGATCCACCGTCCGATCACCGAACTCGGCATGGTGAAGTCCATCGAGATCGACGCCGACGGTGTGGTCGCTGTCACGGTGTATCTCACGGTTTCCGGCTGTCCGATGCGCGAGACCATCACCAACAACGTGACCGAAGCGGTGGCGCGCGTCGAAGGCGTGTCCCGCGTCGACGTCACCCTCGATGTCATGAGCGACGAACAGCGCAAGGAACTCGCGAGTTCGCTGCGCGGCGGCACGGCCGAGCGCGAGGTGCCGTTCGCCCAGCCCGGCTCCCTGACCCGCGTCTACGCGGTGGCGTCCGGCAAGGGCGGCGTCGGGAAGTCCTCGGTGACGGTGAACCTGGCGGCGGCGATGGCCGCAGACGGACTCAAGGTCGGCGTCGTGGACGCGGACATCTACGGGCACAGCGTGCCGCGGATGCTCGGCGTGGACGGCAAGCCCACCCAGGTCGAGAACATGATCATGCCGCCGTCGGCGCACGGGGTGAAGGTCATCTCCATCGGCATGTTCACGCCGGGCAACGCCCCGGTGGTGTGGCGCGGACCGATGCTCCACCGCGCGCTCCAGCAGTTCCTCGCCGATGTGTACTGGGGCGACCTGGACGTCCTCCTGCTCGACCTGCCGCCGGGCACCGGTGACATCGCGATCTCCGTGGCCCAGCTCGTACCGAACGCCGAGATCCTCGTCGTCACGACCCCGCAGCAGGCCGCGGCCGAGGTCGCCGAGCGGGCCGGTTCCATCGCCGTGCAGACCCACCAGAAGATCGTCGGCGTCGTCGAGAACATGTCGGGCATGCCGTGCCCGCACTGCGACGAGATCGTCGACGTGTTCGGCTCGGGCGGCGGCCAGCGGGTCGCCGAGGGGCTGACGAAGACCGTCGGCGCCACGGTGCCGGTGCTGGGCACCATCCCGATCGACGTACGGCTGCGCGAGGGCGGCGACGAGGGCAAGCCCGTCGTGCTGTCCGACCCGGACTCGGCCGCCGGAGCCGCGCTGCGCTCCATCGCGGAGAAGCTGGGGGGCCGTCAGCGCGGCCTGTCCGGCATGTCCCTGGGGATCACCCCGCGCAACAAGTTCTGA
- a CDS encoding sec-independent translocase codes for MFNDIGALELLTLVVLAVLVFGPEKLPKVIQDVTRTIRKIREFSDSAKEDIRSELGPQFKDFEFEDLNPKTFVRKQLMDGDDELGLKEIRESFDLRKEMAEVTDAVNGRESVASAGAAAGAAAASTKAVADPVATPDLLKKPAQPAKDERPPFDADAT; via the coding sequence GTGTTCAATGACATAGGCGCACTCGAGCTGCTGACGCTCGTGGTTCTCGCCGTGCTGGTCTTCGGCCCCGAGAAGTTGCCGAAGGTCATCCAGGACGTCACGCGCACCATCCGCAAGATCCGCGAGTTCTCGGACAGCGCGAAGGAAGACATCCGCTCCGAGCTCGGCCCGCAGTTCAAGGACTTCGAGTTCGAGGACCTCAACCCCAAGACGTTCGTCCGTAAGCAGCTCATGGACGGCGACGACGAGCTGGGGCTGAAGGAGATCCGCGAGAGCTTCGACCTGCGCAAGGAGATGGCCGAGGTCACCGACGCGGTGAACGGCCGCGAGAGCGTGGCGTCGGCCGGTGCCGCAGCCGGTGCCGCGGCTGCCTCGACGAAGGCCGTGGCCGATCCGGTGGCCACCCCCGACCTGCTGAAGAAGCCGGCGCAGCCCGCGAAGGACGAGCGTCCGCCCTTCGACGCCGACGCCACCTGA
- a CDS encoding S1C family serine protease, whose product MDDGKPTGPKAKWWSRPTTGRAGRSGPGDPIPAEDMTGATGLVGAPPADGETTGRIPAVPSEPATSVVPSEPVAVETPAPAPRAQPLHAPDEYSTPPYGGPGPWAPAPPVQRPVPTPAHGTPVPPPYAGTGTNGHGIAADPGHTFEPPHLRQPHAQQQPPYPQQPGTHQPQPHAQQQAQHPTSSQWLQYDPWGVPRQPLTAPGPPTGTDIGRRKRRGGSALLGIMLIALVAGGVGGGIGAYVERTGGLTSVELPQAGRDSGGRPADSVAGIAASALPSVVTLHVSGAGESGTGTGFVLDKDGHILTNNHVVAPAGGSGDITVTFSGGETASAEIVGKDSGYDLAVVKVKGVSGLKPLALGNSDNVQVGDPVVAIGAPFDLSNTVTSGIISAKERPITAGGEKGDGTDVSYVDALQTDAPINPGNSGGPLVDSEAHVIGINSAIRAADSGSALDGGQSGSIGLGFAIPINQGKRVAEELINTGKATHPVIGVTLDMKYAGDGAKVGTKGADGGSAVTSGGPGAEAGIKPGDIITEVDGARVHSGEELIVKIRAHRPGDRLGIGLTRGGKDLSLTVTLGSASGT is encoded by the coding sequence CCCCACGACGGGGCGCGCCGGCCGCAGCGGGCCTGGGGACCCGATTCCCGCCGAGGACATGACGGGAGCCACCGGCCTCGTCGGTGCCCCGCCCGCGGACGGGGAAACGACCGGACGGATACCCGCCGTGCCGTCCGAGCCGGCCACCTCCGTCGTACCGTCCGAACCGGTCGCCGTGGAGACACCGGCGCCTGCTCCCCGCGCGCAGCCGCTGCACGCGCCGGACGAGTACAGCACCCCGCCCTACGGCGGCCCCGGCCCCTGGGCCCCCGCGCCGCCCGTCCAGCGCCCCGTCCCCACCCCGGCCCACGGCACGCCCGTACCGCCGCCCTACGCGGGAACGGGGACGAACGGCCACGGGATCGCCGCCGATCCCGGGCACACCTTCGAGCCTCCGCACCTGCGGCAGCCCCACGCCCAGCAGCAGCCGCCCTACCCACAGCAGCCCGGCACCCACCAGCCGCAGCCGCACGCCCAGCAGCAAGCCCAGCACCCCACGTCCTCGCAGTGGCTCCAGTACGACCCGTGGGGCGTGCCCCGCCAGCCTTTGACCGCGCCCGGTCCGCCCACCGGGACGGACATCGGGCGCCGGAAGCGCCGGGGCGGGTCCGCCCTCCTCGGGATCATGCTGATCGCGCTGGTCGCGGGCGGCGTAGGCGGCGGGATCGGTGCCTATGTCGAGCGCACCGGAGGCCTGACCTCCGTCGAGCTTCCGCAGGCCGGCCGTGACAGCGGTGGCAGGCCGGCCGACAGCGTCGCCGGAATCGCCGCCAGCGCCCTGCCCAGCGTGGTCACCCTCCACGTCAGCGGCGCCGGCGAGTCGGGCACCGGAACCGGCTTCGTCCTCGACAAGGACGGACACATCCTCACCAACAACCACGTCGTCGCCCCCGCCGGAGGCAGCGGCGACATCACGGTCACGTTCAGCGGCGGGGAGACCGCGAGCGCCGAGATCGTGGGCAAGGACAGCGGCTACGACCTGGCCGTCGTCAAGGTCAAAGGGGTGTCCGGGCTCAAGCCCCTCGCGCTCGGAAACTCGGACAACGTGCAGGTCGGTGATCCGGTGGTGGCCATCGGAGCCCCGTTCGACCTGTCCAACACGGTGACCTCCGGCATCATCAGCGCCAAGGAGCGGCCCATCACCGCGGGCGGCGAGAAGGGCGACGGCACCGACGTCAGTTACGTCGACGCGCTCCAGACCGACGCCCCGATCAACCCGGGGAACTCGGGCGGCCCGCTCGTCGACTCCGAGGCGCACGTCATCGGCATCAACAGCGCCATCCGGGCCGCGGACAGCGGAAGTGCGCTGGACGGCGGCCAGTCCGGCTCCATCGGCCTCGGCTTCGCCATACCGATCAACCAGGGCAAGCGGGTCGCCGAGGAACTGATCAACACCGGTAAGGCCACGCATCCGGTGATCGGCGTCACGCTGGACATGAAGTACGCGGGCGACGGCGCCAAGGTCGGCACGAAGGGCGCCGACGGCGGATCCGCCGTCACCTCGGGCGGCCCCGGGGCCGAGGCGGGCATCAAGCCGGGCGACATCATCACCGAGGTGGACGGCGCGCGGGTGCACAGCGGCGAGGAACTGATCGTCAAGATCCGCGCCCACCGCCCCGGCGACCGGCTCGGCATCGGGCTGACCCGTGGGGGCAAGGACCTCTCCCTGACCGTGACACTCGGTTCGGCAAGCGGCACGTAA
- a CDS encoding DUF1003 domain-containing protein produces MAGEERPRAGSTGASGLVRPPRPRLDQPKAPRRLRLPDYDPEAFGRFSERIARFLGTGRFIVWMTLIIILWVVWNVFAPEPLRFDEYPFIFLTFMLSLQASYAAPLILLAQNRQDDRDRVTHEQDRTQNERSIADTEYLTREIAALRMGLGEVATRDWIRSELQDMVRDMEDRQVLSAAESDEGDR; encoded by the coding sequence GTGGCCGGTGAGGAGCGCCCGAGGGCAGGATCGACGGGTGCATCCGGCCTCGTACGTCCGCCGCGGCCCCGGCTCGACCAGCCGAAGGCGCCGCGGCGCCTTCGGCTGCCCGACTACGACCCGGAGGCGTTCGGCAGGTTCTCCGAGCGGATCGCCCGCTTCCTGGGGACCGGGCGGTTCATCGTCTGGATGACGCTGATCATCATCCTGTGGGTGGTGTGGAACGTCTTCGCGCCGGAGCCGCTGCGGTTCGACGAGTACCCGTTCATCTTCCTGACCTTCATGCTCTCGCTCCAGGCCTCGTACGCGGCCCCGCTGATCCTGCTCGCGCAGAACCGGCAGGACGACCGCGACCGGGTCACGCACGAGCAGGACCGCACGCAGAACGAGCGCTCCATCGCCGACACCGAATACCTCACCCGGGAGATTGCCGCGCTCCGGATGGGCCTGGGAGAGGTCGCCACGCGGGACTGGATCAGGTCGGAGCTCCAGGACATGGTGAGGGACATGGAGGACCGCCAGGTGCTCTCCGCGGCGGAGAGTGACGAAGGCGACCGTTGA